The following is a genomic window from Plectropomus leopardus isolate mb chromosome 3, YSFRI_Pleo_2.0, whole genome shotgun sequence.
AGATTGGAGACCTCCGCCAAGGCTAATAGTTCAGTCCTTTATGATAATCTGCAAGCACAAGCACTATATGTCAGGATATATTTATAAAACCATTAGAATGATGTTAAAATATGGGTGTGCTAAGCTGAAACCTTGTCATCTGAcgtgtacatttattttgtttctaaatTGGAAATATTAACATACATGTAGACTGAAAGAACATAATGATCAAGGCGATctgttttgaaaaacagttggtgtaaaaaaaattacatgttcaCAAGGAAGAAATGTTCAGTTGAGTCCAAATTTATGTTtgcacagagaaacaaaacttATTACACAAACCAGTATGATTTAGTAactttatatttacacacacaattCATTTTGCTGGTGTTACAGTTGAACTTTAAGGACActtttctgtttgatttcttAGCATTTTTCTGTGGTGATGCAGGACAAACAACACTCCTGTTAATGTAAAATTAGGGGATAGACGATCAGGATGGCACAAGTTTATGTGTTGCTACAGAGATGCCCCAGCCTACAAATCATGCTTGTTTGATACAGACCCGAGCAAAAAtctcaccttcatcatcatttttatatttttgtcagtgaaattaaaatgcaaatatgcatGACTTATATCACAAAATCTGTGAATATAATCACTATATGATCTGTCATGTCATGCAGCCCTACTTTATGGTCAAGATCCTTGCGAGTTCTTGTGAATCGTGAAATTCAAACATTTATCCTAATATCTCTGGTGAAGTTTAATTCAGACAAGACAGACATGATTAGTTGCAtgatatgtgtgtatttacGTTTCTATAGACACAGCCTAGTatgagggaaagaaaagaattGTCTCCACGAAACCAGTGTCCCAGAGTGCTTCATAACGACTGCTCTCTGTATGACGTTTGAACAACTACATGTATTGGCTATCCCagaatttttgattttggatcGGATTTTTTCAATTAACTATGTTTTGTCACAATTGAGCTTTACTATTTTGAGAATTTAATAGGTTAGGGAAATTAGGTCAGTAGTTTTTCTGTGACAAGACTGACAACCTTCACTGAAAACATAACCTCCTTGGCAGATGTAATTAACACTCCAAAACTGGAATAACTGAGAAGACAGCTGTGCAGTGGAAACAAGGCCAGTCAGTGAGAAGCTGACAATGGCAGAGGAGCAGGTGTTTGTGTTAAATACAGGCCTGGTCACATGTTGTTTATCAAGGTACAGCTCCCTCTTTTTCCTCATGACAATTCATTATGTTTCCCTGGACACAGTCAGAGGATTGTTAAAACAATCTCTCCAGCTTCCACTCTAAGAGACAGAATGtagggagggatggatggatcaacagattaatataatattttttgattaagaATCAAAAAAGATATTCTTGCTGGTAACTATAATGTATAAATAGATAtcaactgatttgtttttgccacagtCAAAGCTATGGAATTgcattcattattgattaatgtaatgatttttttttaaacctgcaccctcaatatttttattataacaattGATCAAATACatagtctgtaaaaaaaaaaaaaggaaattattatCAGAGAAGTTCCAAACTGGAGAATACAAACATTTCCTGGTGGCTTAAAGTCCTCTAAGTGACTTGATCCTGGAGTTTTATTTACCTGAGCAACACATAATGGTTTAGtatcatgtaaacaaatgcatGATAATGTTATGTGAAACTGCATTCACAATGGGTTTATGTAAATCAACATTTCCCAAATAAATCCATAACAAATCTTCATACAACATGATTGGAATCCTTCTTTAATTTATTCACACAAGAACAGctcatttattttgaatcatGAGGTGtgattaatacaaaatatattaaaaaaaaacatttcttaagaGAGATTAGGTGCATGTTCGCTGccatttccttttaatttttccttAAGTTAAGAATCTTATTTTGTTGATGAGTCTTGTGGTATTAGTCTTCTGCAGGTGACAGTCTTTAAAGAAGATTAAGAGATTGAATTATTTGACACTGCAGCCatttcttgagatatttctcCACAATTGGAAAATTCTGTCTGTCTTAAGCATCTTAATGAGCCCTATGGCCTCATGGGTTTTTTTAGTTGTTCCACTTTGCAGAATAACAGACTGAATATGGAAACAGTTTGACGTGTGTCACAACTTCTCTCTGCTTTTGTCTCTTTCAGGTACATCACCCAGCAGGGTCATAAATTAGAGGTTGGGGCTCCTCGACCTCCCGCCACTGTCACCAATGCTGTGTCTTGGCGGTCAGAAGGCATCAAGTACAGGAAGAACGAAGTTTTCATGGATGTCATCGAGTCAGTAAATCTACTGGTGAGGACAATATTTGCTCTGTCAACATCAtatcttactttttttctcaaaaagaacaaactgactcagcaaagagacagaaagtgtTATAGACATCccagacatttattttgtcttttatttttttcattcttcttttatCATtacttgaaatgttttattatttattattattatttatcactATATGATACTATTTGTAGAATactataaaatgattaatttaattttaactcttgttttattgaatatatttattggttttcaaaataagtttGTACACATTAATAAGGTCACAAGaagcaaaacacacatatactgtagaTACATTTCTAAATACATTTGATTGACTCTTAATCATATTGACTGTACTATCAGCTCTACATATCCAGCATCATCCTTTTCTATtccatcattttaaaatttttgcattttttaaagaaagtcaaAGTGCTTCCTTGAGGCGAGGTGGGTGCGTCAGTTCTGAATTTGTCTTTGTTAAAACCCTGGCATGTTTTGACTCCTCCAAACAGTCTCTTTCCTTGAATTGAATTGCGAAGGAAACGGTCTCTAATATCAACAATCCTCTATACCGTTACAGTGTAACATGCCGTGGTGTTTATGTTTCTTCATTGTGTGCAGTGTattagatttcaaaggtttgTCAGTTATTTAAGCaggcaaaatacatttttttcaggatgAAAACATTACAAGTGATGTGACAATACAACATTTTCAACCTGTGACATGATCTCTGCCTACTTGTAATATTGTAACAGCTTTAATTTGCTGGAAAAGTAAACTTTATTTCATCAAATTCAGATTCTTTTTCTagcttttataataataataatattgaccCATAATGTAATAATAAGTTGACTTATTGTATTACTCTAATTATGTAACGTTGTTATATTTGTCTCCTTCTGACCTCATTTTGTCAGCTATACGACACACAAAGTACTGATGATCAATGTGATAATGTTAGGCTACATAATGAACCTATTTAGAGGAGCATTTTATATTCTGAACTGAGGAATACAGCAAAGGGATCAGTTCTTACAGCTAAAGACACAGAAGAGATTAACATGATCATGCCAGTGTCTTTTAAAGTCAAAGGAAGAGAAATGACTTTGCTCTGATATTTCATGTCCTTGGAGCAACATCTCAAGGACAACTTAACACACAGTTGCAGGTTTTCATGAGTCAAAGGGAAACTGATAAGATGCAGATATTCAAACACTGCTTAGAGAGCTGCAGCTGTCACTTCCTTTCTCTGTTACCAGggactttttaaagatgttttttgatgtttctaaTCTTCTTTCACATCACACCTTTCCCCCGTCCCTCAATCTGTGTTTATGGACCGAATATCTGCTTCTGATCTGTGTCCTATAAAAAAAGCAACTCGAAAGTGCACATTTGTACTTTCTAAAAGAAGagcgtgtgttttttttgtgcactgtgTACTCTAAAGCTGATATAGCCGATGATTATTTCAAAGTGAACTCATGAATTAATACATCTGGTGTTTAATATATAATGTTGCTCTTCTGTCTGCAGGTCAGTGCCAATGGCAGCGTCCTGCGGAGTGAAATAGTGGGCACCATCAAGCTCAAAGTGGTCCTGTCGGGGATGCCTGAGCTCAGACTGGGCCTCAATGACAAAGTGCTGTTTGAAATCACAGGCAGTAAGTAACAGTGAGTCATGCTCAGTGCCTGCATatgcttaaaaacatttatgagAAAGCAATACAGTCACACTGACAAGCTGACCTGAATTACATTCAACAAATGTAAGAGAGGAGAAATTGATAAAGCTAGCATGGACaatttgttagattttaaagggatagttcaacCCAACATTTCAGGTAAaatttccttttacctgtagtcCTGTTCAACAAACTAgattgttttgctgcagcccttGTTGTGAGATTTtccatgtaggaactatttacTTTCTAGTGAACTACACCCGCTAAACATATCAGaaagaagtgtgcatctactgatagctcacctagcaccactgagctagctaacattaatGTTCATATCTCGCACTCACGAGCCTCTTGTCCACGAGTATTTGCACGCTTCCTTTTGTGAGGTGATACGGTTAgcgggtgtagttcagtagaaataAACTGCTCaccacaaggtctgtggattatcttgagtaaccgggtcataatttctggaaagagacattgctgttgaatttttcaaatctttttttggaCTCTTTGAGCACAATTAGCttaaagagaaaatgtaatttagattttggggtgaactgccccttaaaacatgctttccaactGCTGATGCACTGCCCATGATATCACACAACTGTTTAGTTTGACAATATAATTCTGCTGCTTCTTGAAAACTGACTTATTTTATAGTTTAAGTGCAGCAGTATGCATGTAAGTCAGGCATGGGTCATATCATATCATTTATCTCATTATCTGTCTTACCCTTCAGTTGAGCTCTGCAAATCGTTGTTGGTACACTTTATCTCACACACTGAGCTGACAGCAACAGACTGCTTCACATGAGTGACATGTGCAAGGAATATTTACAAGATCTTCTTATCTCAGGCTGCCAAGAGTTGAGGTTTTTGATAGAGAACTTGAGTGGAAAgggaaacttttattttatgttgggTGAAAAAGATTCACCCAAGGTATAAATTTCCTCCAAAAATGTGATGGACTAATGCTTAAATGATGAACAGTATTTGTAAATGTGCGACTGGTTGATGGTAGAGCATTTGCCTTGAACTCACACTTCTACCTTCACCTCCTCTTTCTGTCTAAACCCCTCACTCTTGCAAATCTCACACTCGGCTTAGCTTTCATccttcctcatcttcctcccaCTTTTCCAATTTTCCCAATACCGTCTCCCACTGCTACATCTCCTCTTGTCTATTCCTGCACCCGCTCCCCCTTCTCCTTCTCatcctcctcttttcctcccctTCCTTTGCCTACATTTCATGCCCCCTACCGCTCCTTACTGAAGGGGAAAGGCTCCATCACTGTCTAGCCTCTTTGCCTCTCAGTTAATCCTCACCCCAGGCTACAGCCCTGCAGATGAAAGGTGAGGGTCTGTGGATATCCTGTATATGCAGCCCACAATCCCCCCGCTGTGTTTTGCAGTCTGGGAAATAACAtttcctcagaaaaaaaatcatcagaaataatgatcaaacaaacacactgacacacagcagcacactcacacagactgtttatacaaatattaaaatatgtttcgcCCTCTCATCCTCAGCAgctacactttttttcttttacatattttgtagctgtgtgtgtgtgtgtgtggcatctTTTTCAATGTTTGCCTGATCTGCACATTTTATCACAGCTGGATGTACCCAAATATGAGAGTAAAAGTCATTTAACACTGCCCTCTGCTGGCAGAAGTCCAGAATTGTCACTCCTGAGTACTGAAATGTCATGTTACAATCACAGTATTTCCTAATTTCAAACTGCTCCATCAAATAACATAGCCCACAAAAAGCTCATCATTCAGTCAGGACAAGCACCTATCTAAAATATGTGATCACTTGAGTCCGGTGGTGGATAAAATATCtaaaagccatacttgagtaaaagtacagatttatCACTAGAAAATGACACTGGTACTTAAAGTCACCTataatacttgagtaaaagccTTAAAGTACcagatatttactgtacttaagtttcaaaagacattttatgatgttaaatGTACTGTTACAATATTGTAACAAAGCATTATGACttagttacattacaccactacTTAAATTCCGTGTCTACACCTGCATGTATACTACATGTATCAGAGATTAAACATAACTCCCTAGCAGAGgtgttgtctgtttgtttggatttgacactatttgttttttccatAAGATGATTTTGAAGAGGTTCTCAACCTGTACGAGCACAGTATAAGCTGAGATACTGGCTATCAAAAATCTTCATTATAAATTAATCTGATGATTATTTTCCAATTATTTGTCTTGGCAAGGTAACATCTtcaaatgacatgttttgtctAATCAACAATCCAAATAGGGCTGCAATtaaggattattttttattatcgaTTAATCTCCCCATTATTTTCTTccttaattattttatcaataaaatgcTAAACCATGGCAGAACATGCTCATGTAATCTCCATGAGCCCAAGATGATGTCTTCAAAAAAGGTATGTTTTATTCCACTAACAGtctcaaaaaacaaagctgtttaGTTTAGTATAATttcaaagaaaagcaacaaattctcacatttaagaagcatgagatcagcaaatgtttgtttttttagcttaaaaaatgactgaaacaattaTTGCATTACAAAAATACTTGCCaattgattttctgttgattgagTAATTGATAAATTGACTAATCAACTTATCGTTGAAACATTTGGCAGAAGGTgaaacatttggcatttttgcttaaaaccTCCACATCcaaaatgcagatatttttgtgtcattccatagcatttaaaaaggtgaaaccgagaaatgtttttcatttttgttagaAATCTGACTTGTACAATGAATCCTTCGCCAAATGGAGTGggcaattcattttctttcaggaAAATAATCCGCTAATCGCTAGGTATCCTGTGTACTGACCTTTAAATGCTAAGACGTCTATGTTAAACTGTCTCTCTGGCCACCCATGTCAGTGATATCACAACACTGTAAGATGCTTTGGACAGAAACATTTTCCAAATGCCATTGTAAAATGCTTCCCTGTGTTccctgtgtctctttttttctgtgcaacagcagacagaaaacagattaGGTTCCTCCTGTCTACTGCTGTGTATTAAAAGCACAGGGACAGGTAAGAGCAGCCTTAAAGGTGAACCACAGGGGACACTGCTGCATCTTCAATCCCCAGCTggcagatcacacacacacacacacacacacacacacacacacacacacacgtgcaccaATACACACACCTGCCTTTTCTTGTAGCCCCTGAAGTCCTAGCAGTGACAGAGTGTCCCATATGACCTTTCTGTCCCGTCGTCTTGATAACGCTGAATGcaagagggtgtgtgtgtgtgtgtgtgtgtgtgtgtgtgtgtgtgtgtgtgtgtgtgtgtgtgtgtgtgtgcatgcctgcgtgtgtgtaactgactcaaaaataaacccaaatagtgacagaaaccattttaaagGGCTTCCCTGCTTTGCTTGTTCAGGAGTGTTGTGCTCTCCCTAGACCTGACCTCAGCCAGTCCCCTCTCTGGCATGAGGAaatgtcatacacacacacacacgcacacacaaaagcaaaatcaatAGAGAAACGAGCAAGTAGTAAGCAAACATGCATAAATCTATGCACGTACAGGCACTCAAGAGAGAGAACAATGAACAAGGAAGCTGcatacacaaatgcacacaagtgtatacacacacacacacacgcgcgcgcgcgcacacacgtcTTCTCTTCGACAGTGCCGGTCCAGGGTTGCATTCAGAGCAGGTGAGGCAGGCTTTAAGCTGACTGTTGAATGGGGGATTTGGTTGAAGGCCCACAGGCCCACAGTCATTACAGCAGTTTTCCACCACTCAGCACCCTCCATTAACCACAGAGGAGCAGAACATCAGGCTTTCTCCAGCAGACTGCAGATGCCACCATTAAGGAGGTCGCTCTTTTAACTGTCTATTGCAACAGCGCTGCACTCTTGCTCCACCCATGAGAGGAATTGTCTGGAATTGTCTAATTTGCTCACAGAGAAAATGATCTAGCGGACACAATCTGCTGATTTTTGTTTATAGTTGCCTCTATGGGTGCTCCTGTGGcgttttagaaataaaagttAGATAAAGGCTAGAGCAGTGCTTAATTGGTCACTAGCTATACTCATACTCATAACTATACTTTTGTGTGATCTTACTTAGtcaataaacagaaaatgagttgacaacttttaaaatcaatgaataatttgttgtttatccagcaaaatatcacattcaaaTGCGAGGATTTATTGCTTTCTGTGGTATTTTTTCATCAATAAACAAGGATTAATGTCTCCCCTGAGGCTATCTGTTTCTGGCAGGTTTTAAACACCTAAACTGACAAATGGTTGTGTACTTAAGCAGTCATATTACTAATGATATAGTGGGAGAACAGTGTGACATCTCCCATTGGCAGAAAGACTTCCCTGTAGGCgtatttcacaaaatgagaCTATAATAAAAGACCCACATTAGTGTAGTAGGTGGATTACTTTCACAAACAGTAAATTAGAGGCTTttgacaacaaagaaaatggtGTTTCTTCTTGGACGAGTAACGAAAACACACCTCTTAAAGGCAGACAgatatgtgtttttgtcagaagttttttttttctggctgatagtgcaatatttatttacttcggtgtgtatgtgtgtttgtttgtgaggcCACTGAATGGGCTTCAGTGGGGAAGACGATGATGGCAGCAGGTTCTGAAggcacacagtgtgtgtgcctgtgtgcgtacgtgtttgtgtgtaacaGCTAAATAACTGCTCAGTGGGGGACAACAAGAGGGCAGATGGATTTGGTAGCACACTGCGGGTACAgtccgtgcgtgtgtgtgtgggagagagactGAGCGAATGTTTGTCAGTCATCATTACCTTGACCTTGATTTCCCCAAAGGCTGCGTGGAAGGCTCTCAatctttgttgtgtgtttctgtttgtgtattgtttgtgtgtgtgtcaggagagAAGAGTAAGACAGTGGAGCTGGAGGATGTGAAGTTTCATCAGTGTGTCCGTCTGTCACGCTTCGAGAACGACCGCACCATCTCTTTCATCCCCCCTGACGGCGAGAGCGAGCTCATGTCCTACCGTCTCAACACTACAGTGAGtgggacacacaaacaaacttctttctttaacacacactaacaccacatgcaaacaacaacatcaagaGCTACCTCTTATTCATCTAACAGTAAGGCGAAGACCAACACACCCTCGAAAGttcattgtttttggctcaCAGTATGGGCAGGCAGTTCTCAGCGCTGCCGGCATCTGCATTTACCCCGGTGTCACAGACCTGTTTGACGTAGGAAATTTGTGATGATTTGATGTCATCTTGTAGCCAAAgtagaaaagaaatgtttaaacagAGTGTTCAGAGCGGTTTGAAGCCTGAGGTTTTAGCTTACAGGTGTTATTTCTATATGCGTTTACGTAATTATTTGAATCTTTGGCCACATTTTATGTGAACATCTGACaatgtaacataatatatattGCAGAAAATGAGGAGGAGCATAATCCTTTCCCTTTAATGCCCAGTCATAGTGACAACTGATATATTTCAAGATGAATAGTGATTCAGTTGCTAAGCCACATGTTGCCACTCACCCTGACACGCTGTTCAATGAACCAGACGATACTTGAGGGGGAGTGTTGCGCCTGAAATCCATGTGAACTCCTAGCCGTCTGAGCAGTTATTGTCTCCCTTGTACAAACAtaatctctctctcccctgtcCACAGTGTCACTCTGGTGATGTGTGTTGTAGTGACGCACTTCAACTCTGTGCTCACCCCTCTGACCTTGtccgccctctctctctctgacaggtGAAGCCTCTCATATGGATTGAGAGCGTGATTGAAAAGTTCTCTCACAGTCGTGTGGAGATCAAGGTGAAGGTAAGGATGAGTGGAACACAAACATAAGCATATAAACAGCACGGCGACCTTATCCACTCATGTAGTCGCTTCACTGAAACTTATTTAGTATTTATGACACATACTTCTCAGGTGGATTACCGCTTACCATCTGTTTGAGGCAGTGACAGCCACGCAGACTCAAAATAACAAGCCGCAGTGTGCATAATCATGAGGACCTCCTTGATTTGAATTTGGATGTGCATGCTCCTTTTCTCTATCGTAAAGGTCTCAGGTGACATTTGaactctcctctgtcctctgtcaccTTCCACAGGCTCGGAGTCAGTTTAAGAGCCGCTCCACTGCCAACAATGTGTCCATTCTGGTGCCAGTGCCCAGTGATGCTGACTCACCCAAGTTCAAGACCAGCACAGGCAGCGCCAAGTGGGTGCCCGAGAAGAGCGTGGTGCAGTGGAACATCAAGTCCTTCCCTGTTAGTGTGGCAACACAATACAcagtttataataaaaaatacgtTTAGTACATGTTGATGCTGGAAGAAGAACGGTACTATCCTGTACCACtgtcaggttttaaaggcaGAATTGCATCAGTGTAATACAAAGTAACTAAGAACGTCTACTCAAGCAGCATACAACTTAAGCCTGGTTTACACTGTGATTTTGGGCTGTGCCAGATGAAAGATGACCAACGTGAAAGAAAAGTGGCAGTATCGCTGATGATGGCTCTAATATGGTGGTCCAACTTTGCACAAGCTATCTGGCAGTATATAAACGCATTAAAATTACCTCTAGTTTtatcagctgcaacattaaagacATGTACACATTAATGCGGCAATAATAATTAATCTTATGACATCACatattagggctgcacaatagatttttttaaattttcaactTGCATGATAAAGACCTTGCAAAAGACTGCAATATTGCTCTTTGAATATAGTAACAGTGTATTAAATTACATTCTGTCAGCAGGTACTATTTTGTCTAATATGCACTGTTAATTCTCTGGCCAATTAGAAAGAGCCCTCACTGTAAGGCATCCTCTGATTGGTCAGAATCTGCACACACGTAGAGTCATGCTGCCATACTACTCAGCACGGTTAAAGGAGGAAAGTGTGACAAGATGATTGCAAATGTCAAGGAGGAACTGGGGCCTAAGAAGTAAATAGCACATCAGCCATCTGGCAATATTTAAATAGCATATCTCTTACATTTGTTTATAAGAGACACGATGTGGCACAACCACAGGCACTGTGCAAGTCTGAGCCAAGGACAAAGTGCACTTcaatatgtgtttatttattgaaagtaatattgttattatatattacatCATGCAGCAATACAGTATACATTATTCTGAAATGGACCGTTCTTCCCTGTTACAATGAGTACTTTTGCGTTTGGTCATTTCAGTAGATCTTGATGCTaattcttttgtacttttacttaaaggtccagtgtgtaggatttagaggaatgtattgacagaaatgaaaaataataatattaatttttatttagtgtataatcacatgaaaataagaattgttgtgtttttgttaccttagagtgagccatttatatctacataggagGTGGGTCCTTATCTGTGGAGATTGCCGcattgcaccgccatgtttctgcagttgccccgaatggacaaaccaaacactggctctagatcgGGCCATTCGCATCTTTGCTTTATCGAGTTGGCCAACTGTAGTTAGAAGCCCCTCTGTGATGAGGgtgtcaaaaaaaacactttttttttaacgtgaaacttGATTCagtggttttactggttttaatctgGGATCAGTTTGGAGCagtttttgaaaggaaaaagACCTCTGAGGATAAATCATCTCTtagtaaaaacctcttgaacaataaacacagaaGGAATTTTAACAGGGGAAGTTTCCGACTGGTTGCAGTTTGCAATCCTcaacactagatgccactaaatttcCCCTAATCttacactgttcctttaagtcaATATTTGAATGCATGAGTTTTAGttgtaacaaagtatttctTCCACCACTAGTGATACCTCATATCTATAAAAGATATCTACAGAAGCTTTAATCAGTCCCATTGTTAGAAAATGAAGTTATATTTTGACTCTGACAAGTATTAGACAGCAGTCATttatcacattattattattagcctCCCTacgcaaaaaaaagcaagtctCATATTTTATCTGGTTTTTGGTGTTTCTTTTACAATGTTGATGTCAGCCTCTGCTGTCACCAAAATATAAACTcttcaaaagaaaattttaacattttaaaaacttgtcaAACATTAATTCAGTCTGGGTTGCTTTATCTGTCAGGTTCTGAGATCTCCTCAGTAATTCATTACACCTTCAGCCTGTCAAGGAGGGTTAAGAATTGCCATTACTGGTGACGTATTGTTATCCGGCTGGTCTGTGACTCTGCAGCACATTTCTCTTTGTCACTATCAACCTTTGGACACCATAAAACTGCATATATTCTCTCAGAACACCATCCTCAACTTGTAATGTTTGATGGAGTTTGGAGGAAAGATGAAGCAGTGGCTTTGTGTGATAAGAGACTGATAAACAGACTCATTCACACTACAAAAGCCCTCAACTCCACCCAGTTATTTACAACCAGAACGCCTCCTGTAACAGGGAAAGTATAGCTTTTAGAAATGAGTCTGTTTGCCATCAGCTATTTTATAAGCATGAATGTGTGCATCTTTCACAGATTTctcatttattgttatttattaggttatgcaaaaaaagaaatattttcttatCAGCTGTAGGCAAGGATAGGGATAATAAGGTTTTCTGCATCAATCTGTATAATGCCAAAGGGGGAAACACACAGTTTTCTGCCAGAGTCAGAgcagttttggttatttctaaaaagaaaGTTTCTGTGGTCTGAGCTGTTTTCACTGGTTTGAAGTGGGCTGGGCTCAGCTAGGAAAAGGTGATGTCATACACAACATTTGACCTCAACAATGAGGACGATTGCTGGGTTGTTAGTTTTTGTTGCCAGAGTACTGTCAA
Proteins encoded in this region:
- the ap1m3 gene encoding adaptor related protein complex 1 subunit mu 3; the protein is MSASAIFILDLKGKVLICRNYMGNMDMNEIDHFMPILMKREEDAEMTPLVTHGSSHFLWIKHSNLYLVAMTKKNANAALVYSFLYKIVQVFKEYFKELEEESIRDNFVTVYELMDEVMDFGFPQTTDSKILQEYITQQGHKLEVGAPRPPATVTNAVSWRSEGIKYRKNEVFMDVIESVNLLVSANGSVLRSEIVGTIKLKVVLSGMPELRLGLNDKVLFEITGREKSKTVELEDVKFHQCVRLSRFENDRTISFIPPDGESELMSYRLNTTVKPLIWIESVIEKFSHSRVEIKVKARSQFKSRSTANNVSILVPVPSDADSPKFKTSTGSAKWVPEKSVVQWNIKSFPGGKEYMMRAHFGLPSVESDELDAKRPITVNFEIPYFTVSGIQVRYLKIIEKSGYQALPWVRYITQSGDYQLRTN